CAGGCTTACCCAGGCGATATGGCCGTTTTTTTCAACTGTCAGCAGGGGGGCGTTGCTCATGGAATCCTCCGTGATATTGATTGTATTCAGCTAACCCGTAAGCGGCGGAATAAAGACTCTTCTGAATCCTTCCTGCAGGGAAATGGCTTCTTCGGGGCAGAAGCGTGCGCAGACGCCGCAGCCGATGCATTCGCGTTCATGTCTTTCCGCATAACCGTCTTCATGCAGAAAAATGGCGTCCGTCGGGCATCTCTCGACACAGGCGCCGCATCCGGTGCATGCGTTCGAATCGATGATGGAAAGATGATATGTGGAGTTAATCAGGGGCAGGGTGCCGTTGCGCCATAATCCGAAGGTGTCGCAGCAGTCTTTGCAGCAATTGCAGATGCTCGATTCCGGGCTCGATTCTCTGGATCCCGGATGAAAAGCCTTGTGTACAAGACCGGCGCTTTCAGAGGCCTTCATGATATCCAGCGCTTCCTTTTTTGAAATCGGCCGGGCGAACCCTTGAGCAATTGTGTGACGGGCGCTTTTGCCGAATGTAAAGCAGTTCAGGGTCGGCGCATCCAAGGTGCAGCCGTCGCTCAGCAGCGCCCGCCGTTGTCTGCAAAAGCAGTACCCTACGGCAATATCATCAAACTTATTGACAATATCAACAACAGTCTGGCTTGGAAGCACCGTATCATCGGGCATATCCACATGCTGGTCCACTCGAATGATGTTGATGGTCTGACCGTCTTCCGCGGTTCGTGCAGGAACCGTGCGGTCCATGGCCGGGGCGGCCGCGAATCGCGGTTCCAGTTGGGTGTAATTCCTCTGAATATCATCTTTGAGTTCGTCCAAAAGGGCTTCAAACAGCTCGGCCAGCTCCCGCTCTTCATCGCTGCCGGTGAGCGGTGTCATAAACCTGTATTCCATGAGGCCGATCATGACCAGCGGCAGCAGCCGGTATATCATAACCCCGGCGGAATTCGGCTGGTTGAAGATGAGCCCCTTTCTAGCAAGGCTGCCGGCCAGTTTTTCGATGGTCTCTTTCGAAAAGCCGCTGGAGTGCATGAGCTGGTCCATGCTTTGCGAAGGGGCGTCACGAAAAGCACAGATCAGATCGAGTTCCTGCTCATGATCCGCTACGACACGCCGCACAATGGCCATTGCGGTGTCGGTCACGGCAAATGGGAACATGCCCTGCTTACAAATCACGCCGGTTGCTTTTCTCAATTTTTGCGCCAAAGCCGGTGGCTCCATTGCTGGTTTCTCCTGGAATCGGGTTGAGATACACTTGCATGTTGCGCGTGTTTCATTTATATAAATGAACCTTGGCGAATTGTTTACCATACTTGCTGTTTTTTGAATAGATTTTTTCATTTTGCGGGCATTGGGCCGGTGGCCGCAAAAGGGCTCGATCAGCCGGCGGTAATACCAACGACCCGTCGGAATCATGAAAGCGATATCATGGCGGAAGCCAAATTTCAAAAACTGACCACGTCCGACGCCCCCCTGTACGGACTTCGAAAACTATTGCTGTGCGGTTTTCCTGCCGGCGCCCAGTCCAAGTTCAAAGCCGTTATCGGCATGGCGGGGTT
This genomic interval from Deltaproteobacteria bacterium contains the following:
- a CDS encoding 4Fe-4S binding protein, giving the protein MEPPALAQKLRKATGVICKQGMFPFAVTDTAMAIVRRVVADHEQELDLICAFRDAPSQSMDQLMHSSGFSKETIEKLAGSLARKGLIFNQPNSAGVMIYRLLPLVMIGLMEYRFMTPLTGSDEERELAELFEALLDELKDDIQRNYTQLEPRFAAAPAMDRTVPARTAEDGQTINIIRVDQHVDMPDDTVLPSQTVVDIVNKFDDIAVGYCFCRQRRALLSDGCTLDAPTLNCFTFGKSARHTIAQGFARPISKKEALDIMKASESAGLVHKAFHPGSRESSPESSICNCCKDCCDTFGLWRNGTLPLINSTYHLSIIDSNACTGCGACVERCPTDAIFLHEDGYAERHERECIGCGVCARFCPEEAISLQEGFRRVFIPPLTG